The Rhodococcus rhodochrous DNA window TGACCGTTGTAGTAGCCGGGCGTGCACGCCGCCCAGTACGCCACGCGCGGTTCGTTCGATGCGCGGACCTTCGCGACCCACGAGGACTCGGCCTCGACGGTCGGTTCGAACGCGCCGATCCCGTTGTCCAGCACGTGTCGGATCAGCCGCGCAGCGTGCCGGGCCTTCCGGTCGAGCATGTACACGAAATTGACGTAGTAGGCGGTCTGGCTCATGCCCAGTTCGACGAAGTTCGGGAAGCCGTGCGTGAAGAAACCGTGCATGGTCTTCGCGCCGTCGGAGAAGTACTCCTGCATCGACCGGCCATCGCGTCCGAGGACGTCGTAGCCGTAGATCCCCGCGGGGCCGGAGCCGGTTTCGAATCCGGTCGCGAACACGATGCAGTCGACCTCGTAGTGCTTGCCACCGACGACGATGCCGTCGACCGTGATGCCGTCGATGCCCGTCGGCGCGGCCGCGAGCGTCACGTTCTCCCGGTTGAAGGCGTCGAGGTATTCGTCGTTGAAACAGGGCCGCTTGCACATGTATCCGAACCACGGCTTCAACCCGTCGGCGACGGCGGGGTCGGTGACGATCGAATCGATCCGACGGTGTGCGCTCATGAGCAGCTGCATGTCGGCGATCTCGGCGACAACGGCCTGATCGGCCGCCGACAACTCCGCCATGGGCGTCTCGAGCAGATGCTGCCCCTTCAGGGCGGGGAACAGGTGCGTCCAGCCGTCGTCGACATGGTTGCCCTCGACGTCGTGGCCGGAGATGATCCCGTTGAAATTGTCGTGCCGCTCGTACTGCCAGCCCGGCTTCAGCGACGCCGCCCAAGCAGGGTCGGTCTTCCGGTTGTTGCGAGGCTGTACGACGCTCGGCGTCCGCTGGACCACGACGAGTTCCTTCGCGTCCGCAGCGAGGTAGGGGACGACCTGGACGCCGGTGGCGCCGGTGCCGACGACGGCGACGCGCTTGTCGCGCAGGTTCTCGAGGTTTCCGGCGGGCGACCCGCCGGTGTAGTCGTAGTCCCAGCGGCTGGTGTGGAAGATCTTGCCCGTGAAGTCGCCGATGCCGGGGACCTTGGGGAGCTGCGGCTTGGTCAGTGCGCCGTTCGAACGCAGGAGGAACCTGGTGAGGAAACGGTCGCCGCGATCGGTGGTCACCTCCCAGCGCTGCTCGGCCTCGTCCCAGGTGGCCTGCGTGGCGCGGGTCTGGAAGTAGGTCCGCTCGTAGAGGCCGTAGTGGCGTCCGATGCGCTGGGCGTGTTCGAAGATCTCGGAGCCGTCGGCGTAGCGCTGGGTGGGGACGTATCCCGTTTCCTCGAGGAGCGGCATGTAGATGTGCGATTCGATGTCGCACTGCACACCGGGGTACCGGTTCCAGTACCAGGTGCCGCCGAAGTCGCCGCCGTATTCGACGATGCGGAAGTTCGTGATGTCGTTCTGCGTGAGGTAGGCGCCGGCGGTGAGTCCGCCGAAGCCGCCGCCGAGAACGAGGGCGTCGAGTTCCTCGGTGACGGGTTCACGATTGATCGGCTCGACGAAGGGGTCGCGATCGTCGACCTCGAGCACGTCGGAGAGTCCCTGGAACTGGGCGAGGGTGTCGGGCCGGATCCGCTTCTTCTTGTCCACCTCGAAGCGCTCGCGCAGGTGGTGCGGATCGAAGTCGAGGTCGAGGGGGAGCTTCGAGTCGGGGAGGGTGAACGCCATGGGGGGAGTCCTTTGTGTGCGTGCGTCCTGAGCCGAGTCGGGGCTGCAAATCGTGGGGAAACGCGGCTGGACGACCAGTCGAGATTACTTGACGATGTGTCAAGTTGTGACCGAGGTTACGTCGAGTATGTGATGGGTGCAACATCCGGAACGAAAACGGCTGCGCCTCCGGCCAGGTTCTGTCGGCGAGGGGCGCAGCCGTTCGCTCCGGATTCGGAGGAGTCGAAGACAGCGTCAGAAGATGGCGGTCGGATTCACCGGCGTCCCTGCTCCACCGGTGATGTTCAACGGCGATGCGGTGAGGAAGAATTCGTAGCGGCCTTCACGGGCGCACTCCGCGGCCAGTTCTTCGAGCCACCAGATCTCGCCGAGGGTGAGTCCGAGATCGCGGATCAGGCGTGCGTGCAGCGGGTAGACGCCGCCCTCCTCGGCCGGTTCCACCTCGACCGCGACGTTGTCCACGGCCAGTGCGGCGATCTCCTTCTCGTGGATCCACGCGACCGTGTCCGCGCCCAGGCCCGGTGCGCCGGCACCCCAGAACTCGCTCTTGTCGGTGAGCGAGTAGAACCACGGCACGTGCCCGGTGCGGATGGTGAGGATGTCCCCGGTGCGCACCTCCACGCCCTGGGCCTGCGCGCAACCGTCCAGTTGTGCGGCGGTGATCGGAACCCCCGGCTCGCAGCGCTCCACTCCGAGATACTTCGGTAGATCGAGCAGGACGCCACGGCTGGTCAGCGAGTCCTTGAGATTGCTGATCGCGCACTTCTTCGCCCCGGCCACGCCTTCGACGTTGCCCATCCAGAACCCGTTGTACATGGCGTCGGAGCTGAAGATATGGGCCAGACCGTCCCATTGGGTGCTGCCCTGCAACGGCATGAAGATGTAGTCGTCGGCGCCCTGGAAACCGGGAGCGACGCGGCCGAGTTCGGTTCCGACCGTCCAGTCGGCGCCGCTGTAGCCGAAGAAGTGCACCACATTGGGGCGCGTCGGGTGCACGGGGCCGGTGGAGTCGAGGGGCACGGCGAGGCTGATGGACTTGCCGGATCGGATCAGTCCCGCCGCAGCGCTGACGACGTCGGGGGTGATGAAGTTCGCGGTGCCACGTTGGTCCTGGTCACCCCAGCGACCCCAGTTGTTCGGGACGTTGTCGTTCGTCAGCCCGATGACCTTG harbors:
- a CDS encoding flavin-containing monooxygenase; translation: MAFTLPDSKLPLDLDFDPHHLRERFEVDKKKRIRPDTLAQFQGLSDVLEVDDRDPFVEPINREPVTEELDALVLGGGFGGLTAGAYLTQNDITNFRIVEYGGDFGGTWYWNRYPGVQCDIESHIYMPLLEETGYVPTQRYADGSEIFEHAQRIGRHYGLYERTYFQTRATQATWDEAEQRWEVTTDRGDRFLTRFLLRSNGALTKPQLPKVPGIGDFTGKIFHTSRWDYDYTGGSPAGNLENLRDKRVAVVGTGATGVQVVPYLAADAKELVVVQRTPSVVQPRNNRKTDPAWAASLKPGWQYERHDNFNGIISGHDVEGNHVDDGWTHLFPALKGQHLLETPMAELSAADQAVVAEIADMQLLMSAHRRIDSIVTDPAVADGLKPWFGYMCKRPCFNDEYLDAFNRENVTLAAAPTGIDGITVDGIVVGGKHYEVDCIVFATGFETGSGPAGIYGYDVLGRDGRSMQEYFSDGAKTMHGFFTHGFPNFVELGMSQTAYYVNFVYMLDRKARHAARLIRHVLDNGIGAFEPTVEAESSWVAKVRASNEPRVAYWAACTPGYYNGQGDVSKAVFNEVYNSSEIDFWNMIEGWWEAREFEGLTFEPSRSAVPVEVQA
- a CDS encoding cyclase family protein translates to MGRTAEGTFTDQTWAPPVFSVDENGKVIGLTNDNVPNNWGRWGDQDQRGTANFITPDVVSAAAGLIRSGKSISLAVPLDSTGPVHPTRPNVVHFFGYSGADWTVGTELGRVAPGFQGADDYIFMPLQGSTQWDGLAHIFSSDAMYNGFWMGNVEGVAGAKKCAISNLKDSLTSRGVLLDLPKYLGVERCEPGVPITAAQLDGCAQAQGVEVRTGDILTIRTGHVPWFYSLTDKSEFWGAGAPGLGADTVAWIHEKEIAALAVDNVAVEVEPAEEGGVYPLHARLIRDLGLTLGEIWWLEELAAECAREGRYEFFLTASPLNITGGAGTPVNPTAIF